The DNA region ctaccaaataaacctgttggactttaacctggtgttgttaaaagtcttactgtgtttaccccagtccaacgccggcatctccacatcatggaattctctggccattcatggccAGCTGCCACtgacagcaagaatggagaatttggcacttagccaaagctccattcactgcagtgggactggagaatcccaactgcgggCGAGGTCTGAGAATCTGGCCTAGTATtttgcgatgtggagatgccagcattggactggggtacatTCTTActagtattttgcctcagtttccatgctggaggacactagtaccatcccaataataacagaaaatgcagaaGTAATAGAAAGAAAGGAACTTAGTGCAATCATCATTAATATGGAAAAAGTgttgagcaaactattgggattgaaggcagaaaagcccccagggcctgatgacctACATCCTCGGGTCATAAAGGAAGTGGCAGCGGAGATAgcagatccattggttataatattccaaaattccctggatgcagGAAGCATTCCAGTGGAGAGGAAAGTAGGAAagtatagaccagttagtttaacatctaccGTTGGCAAATTGTTACACTCCATTATTAAAGAAGTAATAACAGGacgtttggaaagtcaaaacgcaatccattaaagttagcatggttttgtgaagggcaactCACATTTGACTAATTTGTTGGAGTTTTTCGAAGATGCAATAAGTgcataatggggatcctgtaggtgTAGTATATCTGAACTTCCAgaatgcatttgataaggtgccgcacaaaaggttaatacacaaggtaagatcactcagggttaggggtaatttattagcgggctggctaaccaacagaaagcagagagtcgggataaatgagtcattttctggttggcaagatgtaaccagtgggatgccacaggATTTGGTAATTGGTCCCCAActacttacaatctatattagtgaCTTGGATATAGGGATAGAATGTACGATAGccaaacttgcagatgacactaaaataggtgggtcAGTAGTTTGCAATAAGAAATAAGCAATTTAtatatggatatggataggttaggtgagtgggcggcaagttagcagatggagtttaacacggataggtgtgaggttatccatttttgttggaaaaatagaaaggcaatttattatctaaatggagaggaaCTTCAgaggtgcttcagtgcagagagatctgggtgtcctcgtgcataaatcgcagaaaactagtatgcaggcacagcaggcaataaggaaggcaaatggaagttGGGCATTTGCAtgcgttttctccgggtgctccggtttcttcccacagtccaaagatgtgcaggttaggttgattggccatgctagattgaccctagtgtcatggggattaccGGAATAGGTGGTTGGTGGTcgacattgtggtcggtgcagactcgatgggccgaatggcctccttctgtactgtaaggattctatgattctatgaatataatatAAAAGTGGTGAAATGTTGATGCAACTTTACAAAGCActagtgagactgcacctggagtattatgtacagttttggtctccttacttgaggagggatgtaattgcattggagacagttcagaggaggttcactagattgatttcagagaaggggggtgggattctccggcctcccagatgcTTGTTTCTCAGTGGTGGGAGGCGGTGTGCCATTGGTTGgtggcaggatcctctggtccaGCTGTTATcaatggaattcccattgaagccaccccacaccGCCGGGAAAATGGTGGGCAGCGGGGTGctgtcagtgggaccagagaatcccattggcATGAACAATAGGAGAATTCTGgctgaggggtttgtcttataagaacataagaaataggagcaggagtaggccatctagcccctcgagcctgccccgccattcaataagatcatggctgatctgacgtggatcagtaccacttacccgcctgatccccataacccttaattcccttaccgatcaggaatccatccatccgcgctttaaacatattcagcgaggtagcctccaccacctcagtgggcagagaattccagagattcaccaccctctgggagaagaagttcctcctcaactctgtcttaaaccgacccccctttattttgaggctgtgtcctctagttttaacttccttactaagtggaaagaatctctccgcctccaccctatccagcccccgcattatcttataagtctccataagatcccccctcatccttctaaactccaacgagtacaaacccaatctcctcagcctctcctcataatccaaacccctcatctccggtatcaacctggtgaaccttctctgcactccctccaatgccaatatatccttcctcatataaggggaccaatactgcacacagtattccagctgcggcctcaccaatgccctgtacaggtgcatcaagacatccctgcttttatattctatccccttcgcaatataggccaacatcccatttgccttcttgatcacctgttgtacctgcagactgggcttttgcgtctcatgcacaaggacccccaggtccctttgcacggtagcatgttttaatttgtttccattgagatagtaatcccatttgttattatttcctccaaagtgtataacctcttTGAAGAGAGGttcagcagtttaggcctatactctctagagtttagaagaatgagtgatgATCTAATTGAGGAATATAGATGCTAAAGGAATTGAcaatagagaggatgtttcctcttgtggggcaacctAGGACAAGTGGTCATGGTTTTGGGATAAGGGCtggcagatttaaacagagatggGAAAAAACTACTTGTCATAAAAGGTGGTGAAtcggtggaattcactaccccagagtgcggtggatgctgggacattgagtaaatttaaggaggagatagacagatttttaattagtaatgggttgaagagttatggaAAACTGGCAGGAAAATTTAGTTGAAAccgagacaagatcagccatgatcgtattgaatgatggagcaggcttgagagtcTGCTGCTACTTCTTGTGTTTTTTATGCAGCTGTACAAGGCcatggtgagaccatacctggagtattgtgtgcagatttaGTGCCCTGACCTAAGAGAAGATATACTTGCCCTAGAAGGAGTGTAGCAAATATTCACCAGACTGGTTCCTAGGATTGGCAGGATTATGGTACGTGGAGACTTTtggttgactgggcctgtattcactagaatttagaagaacgagaggggatctcattgaaacgtacagaATTTTGACAGGGCAGTATAGACTGAATGGAGGGACGGTGTTTTCCCTGGCTCAGGACTCtagcacaaggggtcacagtctcagggtacAGGGTAGGCAATGTgagcagaaatgaggagaaatatgttcacccagagggtagtgaacctaTTGAGTTCACgaccacaaaaggctgtggaggccaagtcactgaatatattaaagaggaaatagatttctagatactaaAGGCTTCAAGGGGTATGAGGAGAGTGCAGGAGAATGGCATTGGCagagggtcagccatgatcatattgaatggtgatatATGGACTGTGCCAccgccacccctcctccccacccccgcctccaacCCATGCTACTattctggttggagtcatacctggcacaaaggaagatggttgtggttgttggaggtcaatctcagccccaggacattattacaggagttcctcagggtagtgctctaggcccaaccatcttcagctgcttcaacagtgaccttccctccatcataaggtcagaagaggggatattcgctgatgactgcacaatgttcaacaccattcatatCTccctagatactgaagcagttcatgtccaaatgcagcaagagttGACCAATATCTGGACTTGGGCTGATAaacggcaagtaacattcgtgccacacaagtgctaggcaatgaccaccaAAAACAAGAAAGAATATAAGCATCTCATcttgacattcaacggcattaccattgctgaatcccccactatcaacattctggaggttaccattgaccagactgAACAGGAGCAACCATATAACTACTATGGCCACATCAACAGATCAGAGTCTGGTAATTCTACAGACAGTAACTCACCttgtgattccccaaagcctgtccaccatttacaaggtacaatggaatactctccacttgcctgaatgaattccactccaacaacactcacgaaactcaataccatccagtcaaagcagcccacttgattggcagccctcccaccaccttcaacatccactccctccaccagcaacGCACAACAGCAGCAATCTATACCATCTACCAcgaagcactgcagcaactcaacaagatttcttcaactgcaccttccaaacctgcaacctctaccacagaGAATGACAAGGAACATCACTACCCACAAGTTCCCCTCCCCCaaaccactcaccgtcctgacttgtaaatatatcaccgttccttcactattactgggtcaaaatcctggagcactCTTCCTAACAGCTGCtcctttgggtgtacctacaaccaGCCTGATTGCATCTGTTCGGGAATGCGACCCATGCGCCACCTTCtcaggagcaattagggatgggcagtaaaagcTTGCTTAGTCAGTGATcccccatcccatgaatgaataataaaataaatctgggcCTCGAGAAGTGGCCATCTTGTGGAAGGGTTTGCTCCTGGTCTTAGCAAGGTCATTCTAGAGAAGCTGGGGCCTGTTTCACTGGGATGGAAGGAGCAGAACAGGGGAAGAGACAGGGAAAAATGGAGGGGATACTAACTTACTtttaatctcctctcaacctgacAGATACCTTTGAGACAGCCCTATTTTGGGCTGAAGGATGACAGAGACCAAATGCTTGAGGCAAATGTATCTGCATGGGCAACTAATTGGTAAGGATTATTATGTTGAAGTGAATGGAATTTTAAGTATGATATCAGGGTGACTTGTACAAAATTACTTTTAAAAGGGAAGAAAACAAATCAGAATATTACATCTCTTGTAAAAAGGAAATGAAAAGTATGCTAATTGATTCTTAAGCACAGATCTTTACTCATTTCTATAGTATTTTTTTCCAAaattcaattttattcataaataaTTTGTCttatataaaaataaacaaatctaaGATTTACATTCTACAATTGTCATTGTGGAAGTTATTATTGCACAAAACAAATCATAAATTGATTCCCATAGTGTGCTGTGCTTTAAAGTGACATAAAGCCAAAGGGACCGTCCTTTCGGACATGCTTTGCTGCCACAGGTACTCATTCACATAGAACAGTGACAAATCAGTAATGCCATGAGCCCACATACAATCCATACACAAGGGTGCATTTTCTCAGGCAAAGCCTCTCTACATTTTGAGTTTGCATTGTACAACACAGCCAATTCTATTTGCACTTTAACCTAATTTAAGCAGGCTTCTGATACTTATTAAGGCCAAGAGGTTTGTCACATGTCAAAGGTTATCACTGCCACTTCAGTTCCAAGTATAACTGTGAGCAGGACACAGGGTGATCTTCTCCTGTGTTTGCACAGTCCTATTTGTTGCATGTATATTTTCCTCGAATTTTTAAATAATGTGCAAGCATGTTATGATAACATTTCCAATCAGTTGTTATCTGCTGCATATTACGATCCATTTGCCAATGTTTGATGGATCAACAGACAATAgtcagcagagatatttgactgGAAGTTGTGTGGCATTGCAGTGCATCAGTGCACCAGCTCACTCAACTCATGTCACCTTTTTTCACTCTGTATCCTCTCCACCCACCCTTTACCTCACAGGGCAAATATTCTTTCTCAGGCTGAGCCACTGGGGAAGTACAAAGGTGGCGAGTGGTggctttgggggtgggggggggggaaacagtttGATCCTCTGAGAAATAGCCTTCGCAACTCTGCTTCCAATTAGGAAATGACACTGTGGATCTTGGAATGAATCAAAGCCTAAAGATTTTAATGGTGGTGTTCGGGACATGAGTGGTTAGAGtgcatttttaatttatttttaaatagagTTATTTCAGCTTCTCAATAATATATAATTTAGCGACGTGAATTAAAGTTTATACAATCCAAAGAAAGTCTTGGACTCATCAAAGTTAACCAGCTTTGAATCCGACACATTGACGTAAATGGATTCACCTTTTGAAAGGCGTATTATTCCCGCTTGATAACTGTTTGTAgcccattcctttccattccccAAACAGTAGTTTGTTTTCTTGCTTTCCATTAGAATCACATCTTTATGATAGCGGTCTGTTCGTTTGAAAACAATGTGCTCCAAGTTCTTGTCTACTTCGCATTGGTGTGATCGGAAATAAATCTTCGAgtaaacaaagaaaattccagtttCATTGATGACCAGGCCTCTATCTTTATACTGCACCCGTCTGGTGAAGGCATGGCCTCTCCGATCATCCCACATGAGTGGGTTGGTACCTGCAGGGACTGAATACCCTGCAACAAAATCATTGCAAATAAAGATTAACAATCGGACTTAGCAGActcgcagaattgttacagcacagaaggaggccatttggcccatctgcatcGGCATTCCAAATAAGCATCATGCCATTCCTctgtcttttccctgtacccctgcacattgtttctattcaggtAACCACCAATATGCCATCTTGAATGCTTCGATTAAACCTGCGTCCACCACACTtacaggcagtgcgttccagagcCAAATCACAGAATGTGGTTAAACACAATGTGCACTCAATATTCAGTTTGAAGTGTTATTTGGAATACTTCTATTACCTAAGCGACCAGGGTGACAGAGACTAAATGCTTGAGGCAGCTGATTGGTAAGGATTATTATGTCacagtgaatggaattttaaGTGTGATGTCATGTCTAATTCAAATGGATATGGAAACTGCTATATTATTCCTaactcaatggccagaattttccagcctcactcatggctgggattctctgctcccgctgcagtgaatggagatttggctgagcaccaaaaatctccattcttgctggcaccgGTAGCAGGGCATGAGAGACCGGAAAATGCTGGCCAATATGCTTCCCACAGCATTGGAAGGCTGCAGCTAGGTGAGGAACAAAAAACATCAAAATATAGATCGTCGGTTCCATTGAATCACAGGCCTGTAAATTAAAACCAACTTTGTGGTCAACTAACATCCCATTCCTTTCATAATTTAATGGGAACTTGTATTAATTACACCTGCGAACAAGCATATAAATTCCTTATTTTCTCTCATAGCTGAAAAAAATAGATACTTAAAATGTAAATTGATGCAAAACAAGTGTGTTCAGACTTCAATTTATAGTTTTCAGAAATCTAAAACCAGATTCAAAAAATCAAGATTGAGAAGAATTGGGAATTTGACATACTGTGACAGGCAATAGATACCGCAGTTACACATTGCATTGGCGACAGCTAGTGGTAACTTAGTAGCACTGCACCTTTtgatttttgatgtggagatgccggcgttggactggggtaaacacagtaaggagtctaacaacaccaggttaaagtccaacctggtgttgttagactccttcctTTTGATTTTTATCAAGTAGCAAGTTTGCCTGATCTTGGAGAACCTCAGACAAAAGAAGACCAGGAACAGGTAAGGTCCTACAAATCCATGCATTCTTTGTTGATAGTAGTCCAACTTCCTTCTCATTATTATCCCTCAATCCTTTCACACACTAACTGGAAATATGTGGCCTTATCTCTTCAGTCAGATTTTATGATAAGGCTCAATGGTCTTCTTCTACAACTTGGTCCATATGACTGTTTCTCCGTTCTGTGAAACCTTAATTTTCTGACTCTTAAATGATGCTGTCCCCCAATGCTTGTAGGTTTTGTCAGCACGGAAAGTTTGAATGAACTTTTATCAATTCTTGAacgttgacaaagggtcatctggactcagaaCATCAGCTATTTTctttcctcacagatgctgccagacctgctgagattttccagcgttttctcttttggtttcagattccagcatccacagtaatttgctttcattttatcAATTCTTATCATTTTGAAAACTTCTAATCAGACACTCTGGAAGCACTCCTCCTCTGGCCAGAACCAATGTAAAGTCTTTTAACTTTGCCTCAGACAATTCCTGAGTGCAGGAGGCGCTGTTGGTGCCCTGCACTGCACAAATCTAAGGGCAATAAAAAATCTTCTGTTTGCCGCAGTCAGATCAAATGCCAGAGTCCACTACTGGAAAAGCAGCTTAACCTGTCACTGATTTAAACCATTCTTCATAGAAACGATCcacaaacagaaaattctggaaaatctcagcaagtctggcagcatctgtacaaacattggctctattctctccccacagatgctgtcagacctgctgagattttccagcattttctgtttttgtttcagattccagcatccacagtattttgctttttttcatAGGAACAATCTTTGAAATGATTACCCTACATTTTATTCCTTGGTTTTACAGATTTACTTCTGTCAAATTTGCTTTGGTTTCCTACTCCTGATGCTTGCTGCCTCACCTTCCCTCCCCTCCATATCTGCAATGCTCACCTTCCCATTTGGATTCACTGCCTTGCTTGACCTATCTTTGCTTCTCTGCACATTagtttttatttccctttctgtcccttttCCCCCTTCACATTCCCTTTATTATACGTCCATTCAGTTCTTTCTATGTAGCGATTATGAGTTACTGACCTGTGACATGTGCTGCTGCTCTGAGATCCTTGGGTGGCTTTGTGATGTTCTGAGCTCCTATTGAAAGAAATGAATGCATAGCAATAAGTGACAGAGCACCACAGTCTGAACAAACAGTTATTTTATCTTTCTTTTGCGAGATGGTTAGTTTGATTGAATCAACAAACTGATTGTGAAGGAACATTATTTTTGAGTCTCAGTTCAATGTCAGGTTACAAGAAATGAAATCAAACCAGCATTTTCCACACTCCTACCCATTCAAAGATACATCAAAATAAGTGTCTCTGTGGTTGCCCATATTCCCATTGTTAATTTCCATCCAATTTGATGCTGAATTACCATGCATTGCCTTTCTTATATTATCATTCTCTTCAGAAGTTCCCAATTATCTGGTCCCATCCTAAAACAGAATGTGAATTCTCTAATGTGTGCTAGGGGTCCCAATAGACGTTCACCTCCTACTCATAAAATATTGCACATTTGCAGTTAATTGTCTCACACTCACCAATAATCTTCTCTGCAACTGGAACCTTGCCTCCATTTTCCTGATAAAAAAAAGGGGGGGAAAGGGTTAGTTTGCAGGTTCTGGTTTCAATTGCCTGTTTTCCCACCTCCACCTTCCATTATTCTGCATGGAGATTGTACCTGTTTCATTTCTTGGATCTCCTTGCGTAGATCCAGCAAATAGACCGTCCCTAGAGCCAGCCCTGCCAGTGCTAGGAGGACCAGGTTCAGAAGCAAGATGACACCCGCAGTCCTCCAGTCCAGTTTTCTCTTTTTCTTCAATGTGGGTGGTGCCCAGGCTGGTGGAGGCACATAAGGATTGAGGTTTGGACCTCCATCCACCATGAACACTTGTGGATATAGGTAGTTCTGTTGCATGGTGCAGCTCCACAGAAGACAAGCCCACGGTTCTGTAGTTATTGCGGTGTACGATGATCTCTCCTTCGGTAAGTCTCTCCAAGAGCGGAGTAATCCACTGGCTTACGTACCACAGACCAGGCTTTGAAGTTCTGCTCAAACGCCCAGGCTGGGTTTTTATAGTGAGAATCcgttctgagtgtggcccacgcacacacccacatttGATTGAAGTGTGACAGCAGCCGACAAAACGTTTCCACGAGTTACTTGAGAGAAATGTATGCGTTTTATCAACTGATCAGTgatagtgatagtggagtcagacactttaggaacatttaagcggttattggataggcacatggagcacaccaggatgatagggagtgggatagcttgatcttggtttcagataaagctcggcacaacatcgtgggccgaagggccagttctgtgctgtactgttctatgttctatgatcacaTTTGCATTGAAGACTTGTGGTTTGTGCCTAAGCTGTTTTTGCAGTCACGGCTTTAAGCCATTTGTGGCTTTAGACTCGTCACTAAGACATCGCAAATcatattgatacacacacactgggtaGCAGTTCAAATGTCGGAGCTCAACATGTCCTTTGCAGCCCAACCACATTTTTAATACTGTGTTATTGGGAGTGGACTGTGTTGGGTGAGGGAGGCCAGAGGGAAGTATATGAATTGGCCAACCTGACACAGTAACACTTCTCATTGCAGAGTTACTCTCTTTGGCATT from Mustelus asterias chromosome 8, sMusAst1.hap1.1, whole genome shotgun sequence includes:
- the LOC144497888 gene encoding tumor necrosis factor ligand superfamily member 6-like; this encodes MQQNYLYPQVFMVDGGPNLNPYVPPPAWAPPTLKKKRKLDWRTAGVILLLNLVLLALAGLALGTVYLLDLRKEIQEMKQENGGKVPVAEKIIGAQNITKPPKDLRAAAHVTGYSVPAGTNPLMWDDRRGHAFTRRVQYKDRGLVINETGIFFVYSKIYFRSHQCEVDKNLEHIVFKRTDRYHKDVILMESKKTNYCLGNGKEWATNSYQAGIIRLSKGESIYVNVSDSKLVNFDESKTFFGLYKL